A stretch of Imperialibacter roseus DNA encodes these proteins:
- a CDS encoding S10 family peptidase translates to MKTILCAFTLLALVHLSCAQKADSIIKEIPAPKSFITQHQGTFNGKALRYKAVGKETHLKNDQNEAIGALWAVSYLQEGVTDYSKRPVTFIFNGGPGSASVWLHMGFLGPRIVKIASNADTDDGGAPYPIVNNQQCLLDVTDLVFVDPIGTGFSVPVGKGTGKDFWGLNEDANSVAQFIRLWITENKRWNSPKYIFGESFGTTRAAAVTNALEGSGQSVSMNGLVLISQAVDYQGSTSIHDNIISYLTYLPSMAATAWYHKKAGQGKTLEAFVQECRVFTTDEYAPALLKGSMLTADAQNQIAEKLSYFTGLSKDYVLKSDLRVLVPRFQKKLMEQEGLAIGRLDGRFKGDEADDVAESPTLGDASDYQMDAAYTAALNHYFASELNIEMDRPYVTSSEEVGANWRWRDAPEGEYWEPIYVNVARKLAESMRRNKDLKVLVACGYYDLITPFFDAEYTFARNGIPKEMVQLTYYEGGHMMYNHQPDFDLLVKEIRVFMQK, encoded by the coding sequence ATGAAAACCATTCTATGCGCTTTCACTTTGCTTGCCCTCGTTCATTTATCCTGTGCACAGAAGGCTGACTCGATAATAAAAGAGATACCTGCGCCGAAATCATTTATCACACAACACCAGGGCACCTTCAATGGAAAGGCCCTGCGGTACAAAGCCGTCGGGAAGGAAACACACCTGAAAAATGATCAAAACGAAGCTATCGGAGCGCTGTGGGCGGTCTCCTATTTGCAGGAAGGAGTCACTGACTATAGCAAGCGGCCCGTCACTTTCATTTTCAACGGTGGCCCCGGCTCAGCTTCCGTTTGGCTACACATGGGCTTTCTGGGGCCTCGAATTGTAAAAATCGCCAGCAATGCAGATACCGACGACGGCGGTGCTCCCTACCCTATTGTCAACAATCAACAATGCCTGCTCGACGTTACGGACCTGGTTTTTGTAGACCCCATAGGCACGGGATTCAGCGTTCCTGTTGGCAAAGGAACGGGCAAAGATTTCTGGGGACTAAACGAAGACGCCAACTCGGTTGCGCAATTTATCAGACTTTGGATCACTGAAAACAAAAGGTGGAATTCTCCCAAGTACATATTTGGTGAAAGCTTCGGCACCACACGGGCTGCGGCGGTAACAAATGCGCTGGAAGGAAGCGGACAAAGTGTTTCAATGAATGGCCTTGTCCTGATTTCTCAGGCAGTCGACTATCAGGGCTCTACATCTATTCACGACAACATAATTTCCTACCTTACCTACCTGCCAAGTATGGCTGCCACTGCGTGGTACCACAAGAAAGCCGGACAAGGCAAAACTTTGGAGGCTTTTGTGCAGGAGTGTCGGGTATTCACGACGGATGAGTATGCGCCGGCATTGCTCAAAGGGAGCATGCTTACTGCAGATGCACAAAATCAAATCGCTGAAAAACTTTCCTATTTTACCGGGCTATCAAAAGACTACGTCTTAAAATCAGACCTGCGAGTACTTGTTCCACGGTTCCAGAAAAAACTGATGGAGCAGGAAGGACTCGCCATCGGCAGACTCGACGGAAGGTTCAAAGGCGATGAGGCAGACGACGTGGCGGAATCTCCAACGCTAGGCGATGCTTCCGACTACCAAATGGATGCAGCTTATACGGCAGCGCTCAATCACTATTTTGCCTCAGAGCTAAATATTGAAATGGACAGGCCCTATGTCACCTCCAGCGAAGAAGTTGGAGCTAACTGGCGCTGGAGAGATGCGCCGGAAGGTGAATACTGGGAACCGATTTATGTGAATGTAGCCAGAAAGCTTGCTGAGAGCATGCGACGTAACAAGGATCTTAAGGTATTGGTGGCTTGCGGCTATTATGATCTGATCACACCCTTTTTTGATGCAGAATACACCTTTGCACGCAATGGAATTCCTAAAGAGATGGTTCAGTTGACCTACTACGAAGGCGGCCACATGATGTACAACCACCAGCCTGATTTTGATTTGTTAGTGAAAGAGATCAGAGTATTTATGCAAAAATAG
- a CDS encoding EboA domain-containing protein: protein MFSYDARVLSAALSAIIESSVSDDAWRWLQEKAADISSSETGSALNVAFAAIPRKIGKNHLSLSEGAVTNIQQIRPGFQITNWSIDRLCRVWVLIQVPASSKTNYTVRIQNLFLAAEMNELVALYSALPVVAYPEAWKAQCAEGIRSNIGDVLEAIMCNNPYPSEQLDEAAWNQLVLKAIFTEKPLHLIIGLDDRANLELANTLSDFAHERWAAHRIVPPMLWRCVGPFINEKTIGDMERLVLSVDSTEREAAALACSVSQFPAAAELLDRNKQLNALVKSGDISWESIAKKTELV, encoded by the coding sequence ATGTTTTCATACGATGCCAGGGTGCTTAGTGCCGCTTTGTCAGCCATTATCGAGTCCTCCGTGTCTGACGATGCCTGGCGATGGCTTCAAGAAAAAGCGGCTGATATCTCTTCTTCTGAAACCGGATCAGCATTAAATGTGGCTTTCGCTGCTATTCCCAGAAAGATTGGCAAGAATCATTTGAGCCTTAGCGAAGGTGCTGTGACTAACATCCAACAAATCAGACCTGGTTTTCAAATAACCAATTGGTCAATTGACCGCTTGTGTCGGGTGTGGGTACTGATTCAGGTGCCGGCTTCAAGCAAGACCAATTACACAGTCAGGATTCAAAACTTGTTTCTGGCGGCGGAAATGAATGAGCTGGTGGCGTTGTATTCTGCGCTGCCTGTAGTAGCTTACCCCGAAGCGTGGAAAGCCCAGTGTGCCGAAGGGATACGAAGCAATATCGGTGATGTGCTGGAGGCAATTATGTGTAATAACCCATACCCCTCTGAGCAACTCGATGAAGCTGCCTGGAATCAACTGGTGCTGAAGGCAATATTTACAGAAAAACCGTTGCATTTGATTATTGGGTTAGACGACAGGGCAAATTTGGAGCTGGCCAACACGCTCTCCGATTTTGCGCATGAAAGATGGGCGGCACACAGGATTGTACCTCCTATGTTGTGGAGATGTGTCGGGCCTTTTATCAATGAAAAAACAATTGGAGACATGGAGCGCCTGGTGCTGTCTGTCGATAGCACCGAAAGAGAAGCTGCGGCTCTTGCCTGTAGTGTGAGCCAATTTCCTGCTGCCGCTGAACTCCTGGATAGGAACAAGCAGCTGAATGCGTTGGTTAAATCGGGTGACATTTCCTGGGAAAGTATAGCAAAGAAAACAGAGCTGGTTTAG
- a CDS encoding TatD family hydrolase, producing the protein MQFFDPHVHMTSRTTDDYQAMADAGVVALIEPAFWLGQPRTGIATFRDYYASLIGWERFRSSQFGIKHYCTIGLNSREANNEALAEQVMEILPLFIYKEGVVGVGEIGFDDQTPAEEKYYRAQLDLAKEAGLPVQIHTPHRDKKRGTQRSMDIALEQGLDPKMVIVDHNNEETVNEVLDRGFWAAFTIYPFTKMGNERMVEVVKQYGPDRIMINSAADWGISDPLAVPKTAALMKQHGISDEVIRLVTYQNAITAFGQSGQIDEADFASVKDIDQSQKFEGNTVLRGGQQPRMDKNSLIIK; encoded by the coding sequence ATGCAGTTTTTCGACCCACATGTGCACATGACATCCCGCACGACGGACGACTACCAGGCCATGGCGGACGCCGGTGTGGTGGCCCTCATTGAGCCTGCCTTCTGGCTCGGGCAACCCAGAACGGGCATTGCCACCTTCCGTGACTACTATGCCAGCCTGATCGGGTGGGAGCGGTTCAGGTCTTCGCAGTTTGGCATCAAGCACTACTGCACGATAGGGCTGAACAGCCGGGAAGCCAACAATGAGGCTTTGGCTGAGCAGGTGATGGAAATCCTGCCACTGTTTATTTACAAAGAAGGCGTAGTGGGTGTCGGTGAAATAGGTTTCGACGACCAGACACCGGCAGAAGAGAAATACTATCGGGCACAGCTTGACCTGGCTAAAGAAGCAGGGCTGCCTGTGCAAATTCATACACCTCACCGGGACAAAAAACGAGGCACCCAACGCAGTATGGACATCGCCCTGGAGCAAGGCCTTGACCCCAAGATGGTGATTGTTGACCACAACAATGAAGAGACGGTAAACGAAGTATTGGATCGTGGCTTTTGGGCAGCTTTCACCATTTATCCGTTCACCAAAATGGGTAACGAGCGGATGGTCGAAGTGGTGAAACAGTACGGCCCCGACAGAATAATGATCAACTCCGCTGCCGACTGGGGCATCAGTGATCCGTTGGCAGTGCCAAAAACAGCTGCTTTGATGAAACAGCATGGTATCAGCGATGAAGTTATTCGTTTGGTTACCTACCAAAATGCCATCACGGCGTTTGGCCAGAGTGGGCAAATCGACGAGGCTGACTTTGCCTCAGTGAAAGACATCGACCAAAGCCAAAAATTCGAAGGTAATACGGTTTTGCGTGGCGGCCAGCAGCCACGTATGGACAAGAACTCCCTGATCATTAAATAA
- the eboC gene encoding UbiA-like protein EboC (EboC, a homolog the polyprenyltransferase UbiA, belongs to system of proteins involved in the trafficking of precursor metabolites to an extracytoplasmic compartment so that the biosynthesis of certain natural products, such as scytonemin, can be completed.), which translates to MKQIIGLLRLTRPANIVTAVADILAGVAISGYLAGFTYGATPIIWLSLATMGLYGGGVVFNDVFDAELDAVERPERPIPSGVVSRFMAAMLGMVLLGIGILAAGKVNWMPSGVIAAAIAFSSVVYDKWGKHQLIFGPINMGLCRGLNLTLGISIVPGVLDTYWWLGIVPVIYIAAITMVSRGEVHGGSKLTLYNALVLYAVVISAVLWFSIENNTFYLTLPFVLAFGGMIALPLFKAIADPIGKNIGKAVKAGVIALILMNAAWASAFGVTYFALGIVLLLPLSLLLAKAFAVT; encoded by the coding sequence TTGAAGCAAATTATCGGACTTCTGCGCCTTACCAGGCCGGCCAATATTGTCACTGCGGTAGCCGACATTTTGGCTGGTGTGGCTATTTCGGGCTACCTGGCTGGCTTCACCTACGGTGCAACGCCCATTATTTGGCTGAGCCTGGCCACCATGGGCTTATATGGTGGCGGCGTTGTGTTCAACGACGTGTTTGATGCCGAACTTGACGCCGTGGAGCGGCCAGAACGGCCAATTCCCAGTGGTGTGGTTTCCAGGTTTATGGCAGCAATGCTTGGGATGGTGCTTTTGGGTATCGGTATTTTAGCCGCTGGCAAAGTGAATTGGATGCCGTCTGGAGTGATTGCTGCGGCTATTGCCTTCTCCTCGGTTGTCTACGACAAGTGGGGCAAGCATCAGCTCATTTTTGGGCCAATCAACATGGGACTCTGTAGGGGGTTGAACCTGACGCTTGGTATAAGCATCGTTCCCGGTGTGCTGGATACGTATTGGTGGCTCGGTATTGTGCCAGTGATTTACATCGCCGCTATTACCATGGTCAGCCGGGGCGAAGTGCATGGAGGCAGCAAATTGACCCTATACAATGCGCTGGTGCTTTACGCTGTGGTAATTAGCGCTGTTTTATGGTTCTCTATAGAAAACAATACGTTTTATCTCACATTGCCCTTTGTTCTCGCATTTGGTGGAATGATTGCTTTGCCGTTATTCAAAGCGATAGCCGATCCTATTGGGAAAAATATAGGAAAGGCAGTGAAAGCTGGAGTCATTGCGTTGATATTGATGAATGCTGCCTGGGCATCAGCTTTTGGCGTTACGTATTTTGCCCTGGGTATTGTACTTTTGTTGCCCTTGTCGTTATTGCTGGCGAAAGCCTTTGCTGTAACGTGA
- a CDS encoding 3-dehydroquinate synthase, with protein MEFLQQSFSVKFDYKVYFTTHLFDRANDTLSSFLKERMEEGTIQKVLFVLDQGVDEAHPGLKQGIQDYFETVDNIHLILETLVVPGGEEAKNDESLLYQVIDAVNAHGIDRHSYLVAIGGGAVLDMVGYAAAISHRGVRHIRIPTTVLSQNDSGVGVKNGVNFYRKKNFLGTFAPPVAVFNDYHFLTTLSDLDWRSGMSEAVKVALIKDASFFDWIEHNATMLAARDMGAMKYLVKRCAALHLDHIAGKDPFETGSSRPLDFGHWSAHKLEALADFSIRHGEAVAIGIALDTVYSMLTKRLSEADARRILVVLQNLGFPLQHPLLKFEEGNSPLLDGLSEFREHLGGKLTIMLLIAIGTGEEVHEMNEKLIRESSEWLERYAHEQTIRL; from the coding sequence ATGGAGTTTTTACAACAGTCCTTCAGTGTGAAGTTTGACTACAAAGTGTATTTCACCACACACCTTTTCGATAGGGCGAACGATACACTTTCAAGTTTTCTGAAAGAAAGAATGGAAGAAGGTACCATCCAGAAGGTACTGTTTGTTTTGGATCAGGGAGTGGACGAAGCGCATCCCGGTCTAAAGCAAGGTATTCAAGACTATTTTGAGACTGTCGATAATATCCACCTCATTCTTGAGACACTAGTCGTGCCGGGTGGTGAAGAAGCTAAAAACGATGAAAGCCTCCTGTATCAGGTTATTGATGCGGTGAACGCTCACGGCATAGACCGTCATTCTTATCTGGTGGCTATTGGCGGCGGTGCTGTTCTCGATATGGTGGGTTATGCAGCCGCTATTTCACACAGAGGCGTTCGTCATATTCGCATTCCAACGACTGTCCTTTCTCAAAACGATTCTGGGGTGGGTGTGAAAAATGGCGTCAATTTCTATCGGAAAAAGAATTTCCTCGGCACATTTGCTCCGCCTGTTGCAGTATTCAACGACTATCATTTTCTGACTACTTTATCTGACCTCGACTGGCGGTCGGGGATGTCTGAAGCCGTAAAGGTGGCGCTGATCAAGGATGCTTCCTTCTTTGACTGGATTGAGCACAACGCCACCATGCTGGCAGCCCGTGATATGGGGGCCATGAAATATTTGGTGAAACGGTGTGCTGCACTGCACCTTGACCATATTGCAGGCAAGGATCCTTTTGAGACGGGTTCTTCCAGGCCGCTCGACTTTGGCCACTGGAGTGCACACAAACTGGAAGCGCTGGCCGACTTTTCCATCAGGCATGGTGAGGCTGTGGCGATTGGTATCGCCCTCGACACAGTCTACTCAATGCTTACCAAGCGACTATCGGAGGCCGATGCCAGGAGAATTCTTGTGGTGCTTCAAAACCTTGGCTTTCCTCTGCAACATCCATTGCTGAAGTTTGAAGAGGGCAATAGTCCACTACTTGATGGGCTTAGCGAGTTCCGGGAGCACCTGGGGGGTAAACTTACCATTATGCTATTGATAGCTATTGGGACAGGGGAAGAAGTGCATGAAATGAATGAGAAACTTATTCGTGAGTCCAGTGAGTGGCTGGAAAGGTACGCTCACGAACAAACCATCAGGCTCTGA
- the eboE gene encoding metabolite traffic protein EboE, protein MKTDFGYLTYCSNIHAGESWADHFAALRKFIPSVKVKCSPDQPFGIGLRLSNEASIDLAKEGALVEFKDWLSTSDCYVFTMNGFPYGGFHNTRVKEQVHAPDWTTNDRVNYTTRLFDILSQLLPAGMEGGISTSPLTYRYWHKPEELHNVFEVATMKMIEVAKHLKRLHDTTGQLLHLDIEPEPDGLLESGPEFIDWYKKYLLPLGVAELQKEFDLSVAEAEATIKRHVQLCYDVCHFAVGYENHQEVVNKLSALGIKTGKIQISAALKAPMASGESRNPVIAAFKGFNESTYLHQVVARTQSDGFKRYPDLPEALADADNQDIKEWRSHFHVPLFVEDYGVLKSTQEDIVKVLDLQKTKPFTHHLEIETYTWEVLPDGLKLPIDESIVREMKWVINQLNG, encoded by the coding sequence ATGAAAACAGATTTTGGCTATTTAACCTACTGCTCCAATATACACGCCGGCGAAAGCTGGGCAGATCATTTCGCTGCACTCAGGAAGTTCATTCCTTCGGTGAAAGTGAAATGCAGCCCAGACCAGCCTTTTGGGATAGGGCTGCGCTTATCTAATGAGGCATCGATAGACCTTGCTAAAGAGGGCGCTTTGGTTGAATTTAAAGACTGGTTGTCCACTTCTGACTGTTATGTCTTCACCATGAATGGGTTTCCCTACGGCGGCTTTCACAACACTCGTGTGAAAGAGCAGGTTCATGCCCCCGACTGGACTACAAACGACAGGGTGAATTACACCACCCGCCTGTTCGATATACTTTCTCAGCTGCTGCCTGCAGGCATGGAAGGCGGAATCTCCACCTCACCTTTGACTTATCGTTATTGGCACAAGCCTGAAGAACTCCACAACGTTTTTGAAGTTGCCACAATGAAAATGATTGAGGTAGCCAAGCACCTCAAACGGCTACATGACACCACGGGGCAGCTACTTCACCTGGATATTGAACCCGAGCCAGATGGTCTTTTGGAATCCGGGCCAGAGTTCATTGATTGGTACAAAAAATACTTGCTTCCGTTGGGGGTAGCTGAGTTGCAAAAGGAATTTGATCTATCTGTAGCGGAGGCAGAGGCAACTATAAAGCGTCATGTGCAGCTTTGCTATGACGTGTGTCACTTTGCGGTGGGTTATGAAAATCACCAGGAAGTGGTCAACAAGTTAAGCGCTTTAGGTATTAAAACAGGTAAAATTCAGATCAGTGCTGCGCTAAAAGCCCCGATGGCATCAGGAGAGTCGAGGAACCCAGTGATTGCTGCCTTCAAAGGCTTCAACGAATCGACCTATCTCCATCAAGTAGTTGCCCGCACCCAAAGCGATGGTTTTAAACGCTATCCTGATTTACCGGAAGCTCTTGCCGACGCCGACAATCAGGACATAAAAGAATGGCGTTCTCATTTTCATGTGCCATTATTTGTGGAAGACTACGGCGTATTGAAATCGACGCAAGAAGACATTGTGAAGGTGCTTGACCTACAAAAGACGAAGCCATTCACCCATCACCTTGAAATTGAAACCTACACCTGGGAAGTGTTGCCAGATGGGCTGAAATTACCAATAGATGAATCCATAGTAAGGGAAATGAAATGGGTGATTAATCAGCTCAATGGCTAG
- a CDS encoding alkaline phosphatase family protein → MKKTVVIDVVGLSAHLIGEHTPFLQDYIKGRQVQSIVPMLPAVTTSVQSTYVTGKWPTETGIVGNGWYDHQDSEIKFWKQSNKLVAGEKIWEKAKKVDPLFTCSKMFWWYNMYSSADFSVTPRPQYLADGRKMPDCYTQPAGLRDELQKELGQFPLFQFWGPGANIKSTQWIADASVFTDRRYDPTLTLIYLPHLDYCLQKFGPDFELVGKELTEIDQVVKGLVDYYTKKKANIILLSEYGISPVSRPVHFNRLLRKKGLLSIREERGLELLDAGASKAFAVADHQVAHVYVNDPSVMEEVKRLAEATQGVSLVLDKTEQKKHHIDHERSGDLVLIADEHSWFTYYFWQDDSKAPDYARAVDIHKKPGYDPVEMFMTSKARAGYKLLRKKLGFRYVMDVIPLDATLIKGSHGSPLVGRKYHPILVTDKKVSDKPLAATSVHDIIWESLNGSV, encoded by the coding sequence ATGAAAAAAACCGTCGTTATTGATGTCGTAGGACTATCGGCCCATCTGATAGGAGAGCATACACCATTTCTTCAAGACTATATAAAGGGAAGGCAGGTGCAGTCCATTGTGCCGATGCTGCCTGCGGTTACCACTTCAGTTCAGTCGACTTATGTTACTGGCAAATGGCCCACTGAAACTGGCATCGTCGGCAATGGTTGGTACGACCATCAGGATTCAGAAATAAAGTTTTGGAAGCAATCCAATAAACTGGTAGCAGGAGAGAAAATATGGGAGAAGGCGAAGAAAGTTGACCCTTTGTTTACCTGCTCCAAAATGTTCTGGTGGTACAATATGTACTCCTCGGCTGATTTTTCTGTAACACCCAGGCCACAATACCTGGCCGATGGGAGAAAAATGCCTGATTGCTATACGCAGCCGGCCGGCCTTAGGGATGAGTTGCAGAAGGAGTTGGGTCAATTCCCCTTGTTTCAGTTTTGGGGGCCTGGTGCTAACATCAAATCCACCCAATGGATAGCCGATGCCTCCGTTTTCACCGATCGCCGATATGACCCCACGCTGACACTCATCTATTTGCCTCATCTCGACTACTGCTTACAAAAATTCGGTCCCGACTTCGAGTTGGTAGGAAAGGAGCTCACCGAAATTGACCAGGTGGTAAAAGGGCTGGTGGATTACTACACAAAAAAGAAGGCCAATATTATCTTGTTGTCGGAATACGGCATAAGCCCGGTGAGTAGGCCTGTTCACTTTAACAGACTGCTGCGCAAAAAGGGGCTTCTTAGTATCCGGGAGGAAAGGGGGCTGGAGTTACTGGATGCTGGTGCCTCGAAAGCATTTGCTGTAGCCGACCATCAAGTTGCACACGTTTATGTCAACGATCCATCGGTAATGGAAGAGGTAAAACGGCTGGCCGAAGCAACACAGGGAGTGAGCCTGGTGCTGGACAAAACCGAGCAAAAGAAGCATCATATCGACCACGAACGTTCGGGCGACCTGGTGCTCATAGCCGACGAGCATAGCTGGTTTACCTATTACTTTTGGCAGGATGATTCCAAAGCACCTGACTATGCAAGAGCCGTTGATATCCATAAAAAGCCTGGGTATGATCCTGTGGAAATGTTTATGACTTCCAAAGCGAGGGCTGGGTACAAACTGCTGCGCAAAAAGCTTGGCTTCCGCTATGTGATGGACGTGATCCCGTTAGATGCTACTTTGATCAAGGGGTCGCATGGCAGTCCTCTGGTGGGTAGAAAATACCACCCCATCCTGGTAACAGACAAAAAAGTAAGCGACAAGCCACTCGCCGCCACCTCCGTGCATGATATCATTTGGGAATCACTCAACGGCTCAGTTTAG
- a CDS encoding acyl-CoA dehydrogenase family protein, with product MINSPLLKANPSLYSFLPMFYMVWADDVLTPSEIKNIQSLINKQSWLKNEERELLLSYLNPAKPPSPNEIKSWLTEIKRISQELSPEMKTSLVDIGNKLAELNSIGRDEVAFQNAQQPLRDIEDALGIISRESAFHLASNDRAATEAETLASQKTFSVDKLRAILDGDQAALIAKVKTLLSDPEFKYLDTGDLTEYREKVLHWCKILASQGYGNRAYPKEFGGADDMEGYFTIMETLSYHDLSMVIKFGVQFGLFGMSIYFLGTQKHHKKYLADAGTLNLPGCFAMTETGHGSNVKGIETTATYDHKSGKITIHTPNPKAQKEYIGNAALHGQMATVFAKLIIDGTDYGVSAFVVPLRDKKSNMHTGVTIKDCGRKMGLNGVDNGVIRFDNVVIPKESMLDRFASIDENGQFASPISSDNRRFFTMLGTLVGGRIGIPRSGLSATKSGLTIAIRYADGRKQFGPEGGSEVPILNYRTHQRRLMPLLSNAYALHFALQYLTQRFLKRTEEDMQEIEALAAGLKSWATWNATASLQECREALGGKGYLAENRIAALKNDTEIYTTFEGDNTVLMQLVAKSRLSEFRQEFGHMNLFGMLNYVTDQAKVSIQEMNPITIRNTDKEHLLDSEFHLAAFRYREKSILASSAKRLKHYIDQGMDSFDAFNQCQYHLVMVGHAYIERIILEQFQQKIEEVTDEGSKHILTKLCQLFALSQIEKNKGWYLEADYMAGAKTKAIRQLVNTLCLEVRQNAVALTDAFAIPDALLAAPIAVRKP from the coding sequence ATGATCAATTCCCCCTTACTCAAAGCCAACCCATCGCTGTATTCTTTCCTACCCATGTTTTACATGGTGTGGGCGGATGACGTGCTTACGCCAAGTGAGATAAAAAATATCCAAAGTTTGATCAACAAGCAGTCGTGGCTGAAAAACGAGGAAAGGGAATTGCTGCTGTCTTACCTGAACCCAGCGAAGCCGCCGTCTCCCAACGAGATAAAAAGCTGGCTCACAGAAATAAAACGTATCTCTCAGGAGCTGTCACCCGAAATGAAAACAAGCCTGGTTGACATTGGCAACAAGCTTGCAGAGCTTAATAGTATCGGCAGAGATGAAGTAGCCTTTCAGAATGCTCAGCAGCCACTGCGGGATATTGAAGATGCCTTGGGCATTATTAGCAGGGAGTCGGCATTCCATCTGGCGTCTAATGACAGGGCTGCTACCGAAGCGGAAACACTCGCATCACAAAAAACATTTTCCGTTGATAAACTCAGGGCAATTTTGGATGGTGATCAAGCTGCCCTCATTGCTAAAGTAAAGACACTCCTATCCGACCCCGAGTTCAAATATCTGGACACCGGAGACCTTACCGAATACCGTGAAAAAGTACTCCATTGGTGCAAAATCCTTGCATCGCAAGGCTATGGCAACCGTGCTTACCCTAAAGAGTTTGGTGGCGCTGATGACATGGAAGGCTATTTCACCATCATGGAGACTCTTAGCTACCACGACCTGAGCATGGTCATTAAGTTTGGGGTACAGTTTGGGCTTTTCGGTATGAGTATCTACTTCTTGGGCACCCAAAAACACCATAAAAAATACCTGGCTGATGCGGGTACGCTCAATCTCCCGGGCTGTTTTGCAATGACAGAAACAGGCCATGGTTCAAATGTAAAGGGTATTGAAACCACTGCCACCTATGATCACAAGTCGGGCAAAATCACCATTCACACACCCAACCCCAAAGCCCAGAAGGAGTACATTGGCAACGCAGCGCTGCATGGCCAAATGGCCACGGTATTCGCCAAGCTGATCATTGACGGAACCGACTACGGGGTTAGTGCCTTCGTTGTCCCCTTAAGAGACAAAAAAAGCAATATGCATACGGGCGTGACCATTAAGGACTGCGGCAGAAAGATGGGCTTGAACGGCGTCGACAACGGGGTGATACGTTTCGACAATGTGGTGATTCCAAAGGAAAGCATGCTGGATCGCTTTGCCAGCATCGATGAAAATGGGCAGTTCGCCAGCCCAATCAGCAGCGACAATCGCAGGTTTTTCACCATGCTTGGCACTCTTGTGGGCGGCAGAATAGGCATTCCCCGGTCTGGACTAAGTGCCACCAAATCTGGGCTTACCATAGCAATAAGGTATGCCGACGGCAGAAAGCAATTCGGGCCGGAAGGTGGTAGTGAGGTGCCTATTCTCAATTATCGCACCCATCAGCGCCGCCTTATGCCGCTGCTTTCCAACGCATATGCTTTGCATTTCGCCTTGCAATATCTTACTCAACGGTTCCTTAAAAGAACCGAAGAAGATATGCAGGAAATCGAAGCCCTGGCAGCCGGACTAAAGTCGTGGGCGACATGGAACGCTACCGCCAGCTTGCAGGAGTGCAGAGAAGCGCTTGGTGGCAAAGGCTATTTAGCTGAAAACCGCATCGCTGCTTTGAAAAATGACACAGAGATTTATACCACTTTCGAGGGCGATAATACCGTGCTGATGCAGCTGGTTGCCAAAAGCAGGCTGTCTGAGTTCAGGCAGGAGTTTGGCCACATGAACCTGTTCGGCATGCTGAACTACGTGACCGACCAGGCCAAGGTGAGCATCCAGGAAATGAACCCCATCACCATCAGAAATACTGATAAAGAGCACTTGCTGGATTCAGAGTTTCACCTGGCTGCATTCAGGTACCGGGAAAAAAGCATTCTGGCCTCTTCCGCCAAGCGGTTGAAGCACTACATCGACCAGGGAATGGACTCTTTCGACGCTTTCAATCAATGTCAGTATCACCTCGTCATGGTAGGTCATGCATACATTGAAAGGATTATTCTGGAACAGTTTCAACAAAAGATTGAAGAAGTGACAGATGAGGGCAGCAAACACATCTTAACGAAGCTTTGCCAGCTCTTTGCTTTGTCACAAATAGAGAAGAACAAAGGCTGGTACCTGGAGGCCGACTACATGGCTGGTGCTAAAACAAAAGCCATTCGTCAGCTAGTGAATACACTTTGCCTGGAAGTGAGGCAAAACGCCGTGGCACTCACCGACGCTTTTGCTATTCCGGATGCTTTACTTGCAGCGCCTATAGCGGTTAGGAAGCCCTAA